A genomic segment from Ochotona princeps isolate mOchPri1 chromosome 11, mOchPri1.hap1, whole genome shotgun sequence encodes:
- the LOC101535666 gene encoding vomeronasal type-1 receptor 90-like: MLSLKNVYFFQAGIGILANAFLLAFHIFRTQHVSRPRPTDMTTCQLAFVHIIKLLTSLDILSVDMFTSLNFPNELKCKLLFYLSRVMRGLSISITCLLSIIHVITISPSSFCFSRFKQKLTKHVTIAFFCLWSLNLSFHSNMIIYTVAHSNRTNLLIVSKHCSLTAMDSIIMTLFFMLAFSQSAFSVGMMLLCSMYMVIFLCSHQRKSEYLHNMSISPRISPAKRATCTVLLLVSVFVIMYCVDIIISSFSAALWKYEPAVLDIQSLVGNIYATVSPLLFIISDKRIIGILISHSIAFIL, translated from the coding sequence ATGTTATcactgaaaaatgtgtattttttccaagctGGAATTGGAATCTTAGCAAATGCCTTCTTACTAGCTTTCCACATCTTCAGAACGCAACATGTATCTAGACCTAGACCAACAGACATGACGACTTGTCAGCTCGCTTTTGTCCACATAATTAAGCTACTTACCTCACTAGATATTTTATCTGTAGACATGTTCACATCATTGaattttccaaatgaattaaaatgtaagcttttGTTCTACCTGAGTAGGGTGATGAGgggtctctccatctccatcacCTGTCTCCTGAGCATCATCCATGTCATCACtatcagtcccagctccttctgcttttcaagatttaaacagaaactcacaaaacatgttaccattgctttcttctgtctttggTCCCTCAACCTATCTTTCCATAGCAATATGATCATCTATACTGTAGCTCATTCAAACAGGACTAATCTACTCATTGTCAGTAAACACTGCTCACTCACCGCAATGGATTCCATTATCATGACACTATTTTTCATGCTCGCGTTTTCTCAGAGTGCCTTCTCTGTAGGAATGATGTTGCTCTGCAGCATgtacatggtgattttcttatgtagccatcagaggaagtctgagtacctTCACAACATGAGCATTTCCCCAAGAATCTCCCCAGCAAAAAGGGCCACCTGTACTGTCCTATTGCTTGTGAGTGTCTTTGTGATCATGTACTGTGTGGATATCATCATCTCATCCTTCTCAGCTGCATTGTGGAAATATGAGCCAGCTGTACTGGATATCCAGAGTCTTGTGGGAAATATCTACGCCACCGTCAGTCctttattgtttattatttctgACAAAAGAATAATTGGTATTCTGATTTCTCACTCCATAGCATTTATACTGTGA